GCCCGGTGCGACCCTCAACCGCCTGTGCGGCTCCGGCCTCGATGCGGTGGGCAGCGCCGCCCGCGCCCTACGCTGTGGTGAGGCGCAGCTGATGATCGCCGGCGGCGTCGAAAGCATGAGCCGCTCCCCTTATGTGATGGCCAAGGCGGAACAGGCCTTCGCCCGCGGCCAGCAACTGGAAGACACCACCATCGGCTGGCGCCTGGTCAACCCGAAGATGAAGGCGCTATATGGCGTCGATGCCCTGACCCTGACCGCCGAGAACGTGGCCGAGGAAGAAGGTGTGTCGCGTGCCGACCAGGACGCCTTTGCCCTGCGCAGCCAGCAGCGCTGGCAACGCGCCCAGGAAGCAGGCTTCTTCGACCGGGAAATCATGCCGGTGACCATCGCCCAGCCGCGCAAGCCGGAGCGCATCGTCAGCCAGGACGAACACCCGCGCCCGGACAGCACGCTCGACGCGCTCAGCGGCCTGAAGGGCGTGGTCAAGGCCGATGGCACGGTGACCGCCGGCAACTCCTCGGGCATCAACGATGGCGCCTGTGCGCTGCTGCTGGCCAATGGCGCAGCCGTCGACCGGCATGGCCTCAAGCCACGCGCCCGGGTTGTGGCCATGGCCACTGCCGGTGTCGCCCCACGCCTGATGGGCATGGGCCCGGTACCGGCGGTGGAAAAGGTCATGGGCCTGAGCGGACTGAACATCGAGCAGATGGACGTGATCGAGTTCAACGAGGCCTTCGCCGCGCAGGCCATCGCCGTGTGCCGGCGCCTGGGGCTGCAGGACGACGACCCGCGGGTCAACCCCAACGGGGGCGCCATCGCCATCGGCCACCCCCTGGGCGCCTCCGGGGCGCGGCTGGTCACCACCGCGCTGAACCAGTTGGAGCGCCAGCAGGGCCGTTATGCGCTGTGCAGCATGTGCGTCGGGGTCGGCCAGGGCGTGGCCCTGATCATCGAGCGGCTCTGAAGCCGCCGACGAGCCCTCTGCAATCCGGCTGACAAGGTGCTTGCAGCCGGGTCCTTCAGGCCATTCCAGGATGGGATCATGAGCTATTTCTTCGAAGCCTCGATCAAGCCTCGCTTCAGCGAAACCGACATGCGCGGGCATATCAACAACACCGTGATTCCCGTCTGGCTGGCCGACGGCCGTGCGGCACTGTTTCGCGAAGAGCTGGGCTCCCGGGTGCCGACCATGGTGGTCAACCTCAACGTCGATTTCACTCGCGAGCTGCACTGGGGCTCCCCGGTGACGGTTCGCACGGCCGTCGAACGAA
The genomic region above belongs to Pseudomonas sp. GOM7 and contains:
- the pcaF gene encoding 3-oxoadipyl-CoA thiolase, whose protein sequence is MSEAYICDAIRTPFGRFNGALASVRTDDLAALPIAELMARNPGLDWSLIDDVIYGCANQAGEDNRNVARMAALLAGLPMSVPGATLNRLCGSGLDAVGSAARALRCGEAQLMIAGGVESMSRSPYVMAKAEQAFARGQQLEDTTIGWRLVNPKMKALYGVDALTLTAENVAEEEGVSRADQDAFALRSQQRWQRAQEAGFFDREIMPVTIAQPRKPERIVSQDEHPRPDSTLDALSGLKGVVKADGTVTAGNSSGINDGACALLLANGAAVDRHGLKPRARVVAMATAGVAPRLMGMGPVPAVEKVMGLSGLNIEQMDVIEFNEAFAAQAIAVCRRLGLQDDDPRVNPNGGAIAIGHPLGASGARLVTTALNQLERQQGRYALCSMCVGVGQGVALIIERL
- a CDS encoding acyl-CoA thioesterase, coding for MSYFFEASIKPRFSETDMRGHINNTVIPVWLADGRAALFREELGSRVPTMVVNLNVDFTRELHWGSPVTVRTAVERIGNSSIRFVQELWQNDQRCVQARTTVVTLDSETRKPIRVPEHERALLAPYQLSAEQ